A stretch of Malus sylvestris chromosome 11, drMalSylv7.2, whole genome shotgun sequence DNA encodes these proteins:
- the LOC126589565 gene encoding actin-depolymerizing factor 1, producing the protein MANAASGFAVDDDCKLKFLELKAKRTYRFIVFKIDEKKNEVIVEKLGEPAESYEDFTANLPDNECRYAVYDFDFVTAENCQKSRIFFIGWSPDTARVRNKMIYASSKDRFKRELDGIQVELQATDPTEIGLDVIKSRAN; encoded by the exons ATG GCTAACGCAGCGTCCGGATTTGCTGTGGATGATGACTGCAAGCTGAAGTTTCTGGAATTGAAGGCAAAGAGAACATATCGCTTCATAGTGTTCAAGATTGacgagaagaaaaatgaggtgaTTGTGGAGAAACTCGGTGAGCCAGCTGAAAGCTACGAAGACTTTACTGCAAACCTTCCTGATAATGAATGCAGATATGCTGTCTATGATTTTGACTTTGTGACTGCAGAGAATTGTCAGAAAAGCAGGATTTTCTTCATCGGATG GTCTCCCGACACAGCAAGGGTGAGAAACAAGATGATTTATGCAAGCTCCAAGGACAGGTTCAAGAGAGAATTGGATGGCATACAAGTCGAGCTGCAGGCTACTGATCCGACTGAGATAGGCCTCGATGTTATCAAAAGTCGTGCAAACTAA
- the LOC126589564 gene encoding uncharacterized protein LOC126589564 → MVPCYVWYAHDITGELFYSAFGKRKTERNQNVKMTNRPTICKTLVCTSLSSITSTLRTNRPTVSLLHSPSLLFSPLPSNQDFTDEAHSADSTLEPPENPTQETVEELLRKKNKVARLMKMERRHESAHQIGGRWFSHLDKFSCGEGAFLNSGEVLKAVDPYIMYVRKEKFRKVVKNRSYEVCLVVKGLGDFGNVSTVFRSADAFGFQSVHVVSCDSKRCNDI, encoded by the exons ATGGTTCCATGTTATGTTTGGTATGCGCATGACATAACGGGAGAGTTGTTCTATTCTGCGTTTGGTAAGCGCAAGACAGAACGAAACCAAAATGTTAAAATGACTAACCGACCCACTATCTGCAAAACCCTAGTATGTACATCTCTCTCCTCAATCACCTCCACCCTCCGAACCAATCGACCCACTGTCTCTCTTCTCCACTCCCCCTCCCTCCTCTTCTCTCCGCTTCCTTCCAACCAAG ATTTCACAGACGAAGCTCACTCCGCGGACTCAACCCTAGAACCGCCGGAGAACCCGACTCAGGAAACCGTGGAGGAGCTTCTgaggaagaaaaacaaagtCGCGCGCCTGATGAAAATGGAACGCCGCCACGAGTCTGCACACCAAATCGGCGGTCGATGGTTCTCGCATCTGGACAAGTTTAGCTGCGGTGAAGGTGCTTTTCTCAATAGCGGTGAGGTGCTTAAAGCGGTGGATCCGTACATAATGTATGTGAGGAAGGAGAAGTTTAGGAAAGTGGTGAAGAATCGGAGTTACGAGGTGTGTCTGGTGGTTAAAGGATTGGGAGATTTCGGCAATGTATCGACGGTGTTTCGGTCTGCAGATGCGTTCGGGTTTCAGTCGGTTCATGTGGTATCATGCGACTCCAAAAGGTGCAACGACATTTGA